A stretch of the Arachis stenosperma cultivar V10309 chromosome 6, arast.V10309.gnm1.PFL2, whole genome shotgun sequence genome encodes the following:
- the LOC130934282 gene encoding uncharacterized protein LOC130934282 produces the protein MVKEPAFALHLTKLGPSWLDPIIDFLENGSLPNDEKAAKALRRDATKYATIQGQLFKKGLSQPLLKCLHPDQTDYVLREVHEGCCGHHIEGKALARKLIRAGYYWPSMMEDSKEFVMNASSVKRILTSTEHRLPN, from the coding sequence atgGTAAAGGAACCAGCATTTGCCCTCCACTTGACAAAGTTAGGCCCCTCTTGGTTGGACCCCATCATTGATTTCCTGGAAAACGGCAGCCTCCCTAACGATGAGAAGGCAGCTAAAGCGTTGAGAAGGGACGCAACCAAATATGCGACCATACAGGGACAACTGTTTAAAAAGGGACTCAGCCAGCCCCTATTGAAGTGCCTGCATCCCGACCAGACGGACTATGTACTTAGAGAAGTCCACGAGGGGTGCTGCGGCCACCATATCGAGGGCAAAGCCCTAGCGAGAAAGCTCATCCGAGCTGGATACTACTGGCCATCGATGATGGAAGATTCCAAAGAATTCGTGATGAATGCGTCAAGTGTCAAGAGAATTCTAACTTCCACAGAGCACCGGCTTCCGAACTAA